The Rhodobacter sp. CZR27 genome includes a window with the following:
- a CDS encoding uracil-DNA glycosylase family protein, with translation MDGLHGDAADWDLALALLEWQVDLGVTEAILDAPVDRYALAEAAVRPAVGAAEQTAVPVARAADPVDEARRAAEAAGSLEALREAVAAYEHCDLKRGARNTVFCDGNPLARLMLIGEAPGREEDAAGRPFVGRAGQLLDRMLAAIGISRTSPDPEAAIYITNVMPWRPPQNRDPSAAEVAMMKPFLARHVELVAPEVIVLMGNTACAAVLGRTGITRLRGRWAEAYGRPVLPMCHPAYLLRQPEAKRESWADLLDLKARLGR, from the coding sequence ATGGACGGGTTGCACGGGGACGCGGCGGACTGGGATCTGGCGCTGGCGCTGCTGGAATGGCAGGTGGACCTTGGCGTCACCGAGGCCATCCTGGACGCGCCGGTCGATCGCTATGCTCTGGCGGAGGCCGCGGTCCGGCCGGCCGTCGGCGCGGCGGAACAGACCGCCGTCCCGGTCGCGCGCGCAGCCGATCCGGTGGACGAGGCGCGGCGTGCGGCGGAAGCGGCCGGAAGCCTCGAGGCGCTGCGCGAGGCGGTGGCAGCCTATGAGCATTGCGACCTGAAGCGCGGGGCGCGCAACACGGTGTTCTGCGACGGGAACCCTCTTGCGCGGCTGATGCTGATCGGCGAGGCGCCGGGCCGCGAGGAGGATGCCGCGGGCCGGCCCTTCGTGGGGCGGGCCGGGCAACTGCTCGACCGGATGCTGGCGGCCATCGGCATCTCGCGCACCAGCCCCGATCCGGAGGCCGCGATCTACATCACCAACGTCATGCCGTGGCGGCCGCCGCAGAACCGCGACCCGTCGGCGGCGGAAGTGGCGATGATGAAGCCGTTCCTTGCGCGGCATGTCGAGCTGGTGGCGCCGGAGGTGATCGTGCTGATGGGCAACACCGCCTGCGCGGCCGTGCTGGGGCGGACCGGGATCACCCGGCTGCGCGGCCGCTGGGCCGAGGCCTATGGCCGTCCGGTGCTGCCGATGTGTCATCCGGCCTATCTGCTGCGCCAGCCCGAGGCCAAGCGCGAGAGTTGGGCGGATCTTCTGGACCTGAAGGCGCGGCTGGGCCGGTAG
- a CDS encoding aspartate carbamoyltransferase catalytic subunit has protein sequence MTFRARHLLGIEHLAPDEIRSVLDLADSYVDLNRRTMKQSDALAGMTQINMFFEASTRTQSSFELAGKRLGADVMNMSVAQSSVKKGETLIDTAMTLNAMQPDLLVVRHPSSGAVNLLASKVNCAVLNAGDGRHEHPTQALLDALTIRRAKGRIQRLTVAICGDIAHSRVARSNLILLGKMENRVRLIGPPTLMPPGVAEFGCELYDDMKQGLEGADVVMMLRLQKERMDGAFIPSEREYYHRYGLDAEKLAYAKDDAIVMHPGPMNRGVEIDGTLADDINRSVIQHQVEMGVAVRMACMDLLARNLRAERGRAAVGVMV, from the coding sequence ATGACCTTCCGCGCCCGCCACCTTCTCGGCATCGAGCACCTGGCGCCCGACGAGATCCGCTCCGTCCTCGACCTCGCCGACAGCTATGTGGACCTGAACCGCCGCACGATGAAGCAGTCGGACGCGCTGGCGGGGATGACCCAGATCAACATGTTCTTCGAGGCCTCGACCCGCACGCAGTCGAGCTTCGAGCTGGCCGGCAAGCGGCTCGGGGCGGATGTGATGAACATGTCGGTCGCGCAGTCCTCGGTGAAGAAGGGCGAGACGCTGATCGACACCGCGATGACGCTGAACGCGATGCAGCCCGACCTTCTGGTGGTGCGGCATCCGTCCTCGGGCGCGGTCAACCTGCTGGCCTCGAAGGTGAACTGCGCCGTCCTGAACGCGGGCGACGGGCGGCACGAGCATCCCACGCAGGCGCTGCTCGATGCCCTCACCATCCGCCGCGCCAAGGGCCGCATCCAGCGCCTCACCGTCGCGATCTGCGGCGACATCGCCCACAGCCGCGTCGCGCGCTCCAACCTGATCCTGCTCGGCAAGATGGAGAACCGCGTGCGCCTGATCGGCCCGCCGACGCTGATGCCGCCGGGCGTCGCCGAATTCGGCTGCGAGCTTTACGACGACATGAAGCAGGGCCTCGAGGGCGCCGACGTGGTGATGATGCTGCGCCTTCAGAAGGAACGGATGGACGGCGCCTTCATCCCTTCGGAACGCGAATATTACCACCGCTACGGCCTCGACGCCGAGAAGCTGGCCTATGCGAAGGACGACGCCATCGTGATGCACCCCGGCCCGATGAACCGCGGCGTGGAGATCGACGGCACGCTGGCCGACGACATCAACCGCTCGGTCATCCAGCACCAGGTCGAGATGGGCGTCGCGGTGCGCATGGCCTGCATGGACCTTCTGGCGCGGAACCTGCGTGCCGAACGTGGCCGCGCCGCCGTGGGGGTGATGGTATGA